One window of the Torulaspora delbrueckii CBS 1146 chromosome 6, complete genome genome contains the following:
- the TDEL0F05580 gene encoding uncharacterized protein: MHLIGVVCALFAVVCYGEQFQPKVTKVTGDGSYNLQAFDDSTTLLRSVNDEISISSDNGVTWKTLKDVKSHLAHIDPFHSHTRAFAPSSEDLGTIYYTDDMGNSWDEMTIEVPPDMVVETFPCEILTHPKEKDYLIAKCWVCNKEFTHCARTSYISTDCGKEFRSVDEEFTADVDCKFAFDKSVICLQTQAGTSAVQSKLLYTEDLGVSFSEYKDFKGSMVSSFEVLDSWIVAFTLADKFNRDSNKNLWVSYDGKSFKKAYMPTQLRNADLSNVFEDSFGKIFLPIINSGRASEVLVSDSKGLKFSPLTWRNIGGGTRIAQLKYLKGTLLAEFYELMHKQMKVIPSETKISFDGGYSWQNLKVVDPDNKDKYSCDIEDVENCSLHTVTEFHESNVPTPGIMMKKGYVSDDSNRNFDDMAMFITTDGGHSWRKTLDFPAVFAYGDFGNVLVACPINPDSDGDPQSEIYYSLDQGNTWTEYHLKSPLVPDELFSTTPDGSGVNFVLRGEQPGSWSKKAKSILYAIDFNEVFDGAKCKDDDLEDFLVAKGECINGAKYKFSRRRADAECLIRQPFVDLESKEEICPQCTEKDYECAFEFSRTSDNKCEPDYMLLALSEKCKETSQKNLEMEPMQVTKNNKCLRKLDILPVKVNCKPQSEGADITVKENQFDSNIIFYQYFETIADETVLIGTIKSDVYVSHDSGQTIKKFNTDEKIIEVIFNPYFNSSAYLFGASGTLYFTKDRGYSFHETKLPRSRQLGFPLEFSAKDENTFIYYGGRDCDSMFNPECHAVAYITTDGGRTFEELLNNAIHCEFVGSLYEYPSDEKLIFCQVKEKNSQKRTLVATTDFFVNDKTVLFGSIIGYMSTGEFTVVAIPHDNGELRAYVTVDGKEFAEAKFPQDATAERQEAFTILGSQTGSIFLHLSTNNRPGGEFGVLMKSNSNGTSFVTLERAVNRNQQGMVDFEKVQGLEGIIMVNTVGNRDEVLNAGEGKKLKSKITFNDGSDWSFVQPPQKDCEGKSYSCSESLEKCSLHLHSYSERTDIRDTSSSGSAIGMLIGVGNVGEYLLPKDECSTFFSSDGGESWTEIKKGPYQWEYGDHGGILVLVPENVATDTLTYSTDAGKSWNDYKFTEQKTVVQDIITVPGDSVLRFLLISQSTSVKGGSTKTFSIDFTGSFARQCTFNRDDPATDDFDYLSLGDFGSECLFGHQAEYLKKINHDCYVGNVPVSEFHRITKNCSCTRKDFECDYNFQKANDGTCKLVEGLTPAGPTDICKKSDAIEFYEPSGYRKIPLSTCAGGLKLDTASDPQPCPGKEDEFKKIHIVRGFPFLSLFFVFFAIFVLVAWFVYIRGIRRNGGFARFGEIRLGDESLIENNATDKAVNFVVRSGLYAVSGLLGGYQLAKSSASKAVVNLSEKFGKKAGPTYSSLLHDQFLDDANDLLEGHDEDANDLGSFLENEGNFEIDDEENPSNPSDTATRQPYSEDVASAPEVDTTNDSDEDN, from the coding sequence ATGCATTTGATTGGAGTGGTATGTGCCCTGTTTGCGGTAGTTTGCTATGGTGAGCAGTTTCAACCAAAAGTAACTAAAGTTACTGGTGATGGAAGTTACAATTTACAAGCGTTTGATGATTCTACTACGCTGCTAAGGTCCGTCAATGACGAAATTTCTATTAGCAGTGATAATGGTGTTACATGGAAGACTCTGAAGGATGTGAAAAGTCATTTGGCTCACATTGATCCGTTCCATAGTCATACGAGAGCGTTTGCCCCGTCTTCGGAGGATCTGGGAACTATCTATTATACGGATGACATGGGTAACTCCTGGGATGAAATGACTATAGAGGTGCCACCCGACATGGTTGTTGAAACATTTCCCTGTGAGATCCTTACGCATCCTAAAGAGAAGGACTATTTAATAGCAAAGTGCTGGGTTTGTAATAAGGAGTTCACTCACTGTGCGAGGACCTCGTATATTTCTACTGATTGTGGGAAAGAATTTAGATCGgtggatgaagagtttacAGCAGATGTGGATTGTAAGTTTGCCTTTGACAAGTCTGTGATTTGTTTACAAACGCAGGCGGGCACTTCTGCGGTGCAATCGAAATTATTATACACTGAGGACTTGGGTGTTTCATTTTCTGAGTATAAGGATTTTAAAGGCTCCATGGTGAGCTCCTTTGAGGTTCTAGATTCCTGGATTGTTGCGTTCACTTTAGCAGATAAGTTCAACCGAGATTCGAATAAGAACCTTTGGGTCTCATACGAtggtaaatctttcaagaaggcATATATGCCCACGCAATTGAGAAATGCTGATTTGTCTAATGtgtttgaagattctttTGGCAAAATCTTCTTGCCTATTATAAACTCTGGGAGGGCTTCTGAAGTGCTCGTATCGGACTCAAAGGGTCTTAAATTTTCTCCCTTGACATGGAGAAATATTGGTGGGGGAACCCGTATCGCGCAACTCAAATATCTCAAGGGAACCCTACTAGCTGAGTTCTACGAACTCATGCATAAACAAATGAAAGTAATACCATCAGAGACGAAAATATCATTTGATGGTGGTTattcttggcaaaatctGAAAGTGGTTGATCCAGATAATAAGGACAAATACTCTTGTGATATCGAAGACGTGGAAAACTGTTCTCTACACACCGTCACAGAGTTTCACGAATCAAACGTTCCTACGCCAGGTattatgatgaagaaagggTACGTTAGCGATGATTCCAATagaaattttgatgatatgGCGATGTTTATTACTACTGATGGAGGCCATTCATGGCGAAAGACGCTCGATTTCCCAGCAGTATTTGCGTATGGTGATTTCGGTAACGTTTTGGTTGCTTGTCCCATCAACCCCGACAGCGATGGAGATCCACAGTCGGAAATTTACTATTCTCTCGATCAAGGAAATACGTGGACAGAATATCATTTAAAATCCCCTCTTGTGCCTGATGAATTGTTTTCTACTACTCCCGATGGATCAGGGGTCAACTTTGTCTTAAGAGGTGAACAGCCAGGTTCCTGGTCTAAGAAAGCAAAAAGTATTCTTTACGCGAtcgatttcaatgaagTATTCGATGGGGCAAAATGTAAAGACGATGATCTCGAGGACTTTCTTGTCGCAAAAGGCGAATGCATCAATGGTGCAAAGTACAAGTtcagcagaagaagagctgaTGCAGAATGTCTGATTCGCCAGCCATTTGTAGACTTGGAGAGTAAGGAAGAGATTTGCCCTCAATGTACTGAAAAGGATTATGAATGTGCATTCGAATTCAGTAGAACATCTGACAACAAGTGTGAACCTGACTATATGCTGTTGGCACTCTCTGAGAAATGCAAAGAAACGTCgcaaaagaatttggaaATGGAACCAATGCAAGTgacaaagaacaacaagTGTTTAAGAAAGCTGGACATTTTACCTGTGAAAGTTAACTGTAAACCACAGTCTGAAGGCGCTGATATTACGGTAAAAGAAAATCAGTTTGATTCAAATATCATTTTCTACCAGTATTTCGAGACAATAGCGGATGAAACCGTGTTAATTGGTACAATAAAAAGTGATGTCTATGTGTCTCACGATTCTGGTCAaacaatcaagaaattcaacacagatgaaaagatcattgaagTCATATTCAACCCTTACTTCAACTCATCGGCTTACCTCTTTGGCGCTAGTGGAACACTTTACTTCACGAAAGACAGAGGTTATTCTTTCCATGAGACAAAATTACCACGTTCACGTCAATTAGGATTCCCTCTAGAATTCAGTGCTAAGGATGAGAACACTTTCATCTACTATGGTGGCAGAGACTGTGATTCGATGTTCAACCCCGAATGTCACGCTGTCGCATATATCACCACAGATGGTGGCcgaacttttgaagaattatTGAATAACGCGATTCACTGTGAATTTGTGGGTTCCCTCTACGAATACCCgtctgatgaaaagttgatcttttgcCAAGtaaaagagaaaaactcACAAAAGAGAACTTTGGTAGCTACGACGGATTTCTTTGTCAATGACAAGACTGTCCTATTTGGCAGTATTATTGGTTACATGTCTACTGGTGAGTTTACCGTTGTGGCCATCCCACACGATAACGGAGAGCTACGTGCTTACGTTACCGTGGATGGTAAGGAGTTTGCGGAGGCAAAGTTTCCTCAGGATGCAACTGCGGAAAGACAAGAAGCTTTCACCATCCTTGGCTCGCAAACTGGATCGATATTTCTACATTTGTCCACTAATAATAGACCTGGAGGCGAGTTTGGTGTACTAATGAAATCGAATTCTAACGGGACGTCATTTGTTACTTTGGAACGGGCTGTGAACAGGAATCAGCAGGGTATGGTAGATTTCGAAAAGGTTCAAGGTTTGGAAGGTATTATCATGGTAAACACCGTTGGTAATCGTGACGAAGTGTTGAATGCAGGAGAAGGTAAAAAGTTGAAATCCAAAATCACATTCAATGATGGCTCTGACTGGTCATTCGTTCAACCACCACAGAAAGATTGTGAAGGCAAAAGTTACTCTTGCAGCGAATCTTTAGAGAAATGTTCTCTCCATTTACACAGTTACTCCGAAAGAACAGACATCAGAGACACCTCCTCTTCTGGCTCAGCAATCGGTATGCTCATTGGAGTGGGGAATGTTGGTGAGTACTTGCTCCCAAAAGATGAGTGCTCCACTTTCTTCAGCTCTGATGGGGGTGAGAGTTGGACCGAGATAAAAAAGGGACCTTATCAGTGGGAATATGGTGATCACGGAGGCATTTTGGTCTTGGTCCCTGAAAATGTCGCGACCGATACCTTAACTTACTCTACCGATGCTGGCAAGTCCTGGAACGATTACAAATTTACCGAGCAGAAAACTGTTGTTCAAGATATCATTACTGTTCCGGGAGATTCGGTCTTGAGGTTTCTACTGATTTCCCAATCGACATCTGTCAAGGGAGGAAGCACCAAgacattttcaattgatttcaCCGGCAGTTTTGCTAGGCAATGTACTTTCAATCGCGACGACCCTGCTACTGATGATTTCGACTATTTATCTCTGGGAGACTTTGGATCGGAATGTTTATTTGGTCACCAAGCAGAATActtgaaaaagatcaatcaCGATTGTTACGTCGGTAATGTTCCTGTGTCTGAATTCCATCGTATCACTAAGAACTGCTCATGTACTAGAAAGGATTTTGAGTGTGACtacaattttcaaaaggcAAACGACGGCACATGTAAGCTCGTTGAGGGCTTGACACCAGCAGGTCCCACGGatatttgcaaaaaatcaGATGCCATCGAGTTTTATGAACCTTCTGGTTATAGAAAGATTCCTCTATCCACTTGTGCAGGTGGATTGAAACTTGATACAGCATCTGATCCTCAACCATGCCcaggaaaagaagatgaattcaagaaaatacaCATTGTTAGAGGCTTCCCATTTTTgtctctcttcttcgtaTTTTTCGCTATCTTTGTGCTCGTTGCATGGTTTGTCTACATACGTGGGATTCGGAGAAACGGTGGATTTGCCAGATTTGGTGAGATCAGATTGGGAGACGAATCCCTGATTGAGAATAATGCAACCGACAAGGCTGTCAATTTTGTTGTGAGATCAGGCCTATACGCTGTTTCAGGCCTTCTTGGGGGATACCAACTGGCTAAAAGTTCGGCCTCGAAAGCAGTTGTGAATTTGAGTGAGAAATTCGGCAAAAAAGCAGGGCCAACTTACTCTTCACTACTGCATGATCAGTTCTTGGACGATGCAAATGATTTATTGGAAGGACACGACGAGGACGCTAATGACTTAGGAAGctttttggaaaatgaaGGCAATTTCGAAATTGACGACGAAGAAAACCCTTCTAACCCTTCTGACACTGCCACTCGTCAGCCGTATTCAGAGGACGTGGCTTCAGCCCCAGAAGTCGATACCACCAATGACAGTGACGAGGATAACTAA
- the POT1 gene encoding acetyl-CoA C-acyltransferase (similar to Saccharomyces cerevisiae POT1 (YIL160C); ancestral locus Anc_5.718), which translates to MTERLAEIKDHLTSEFRGGVRKQRADDIVIVSAHRSAIGKGFKGSFKDLNTDYLVLHFLNEFFDRLPSSIADHKELIGEVTCGNVLNMGAGATEHRAACLAAGIPFTTPFVAVNRQCSSGLTAVNDIANKIRVGQIDIGLALGVESMSKNYGAVNPLGSISDELKQDPKAKKCLIPMGFTNENVAHKFVITRQMQDEFAAQSYKKADDASRKGYFQDEILPITLPDGKKVEKDEGPRANVTAQSLGNLKPAFIKDKGTTTAGNSSQISDGVAGVLLARRSVAEKLDLPILGRYAAFQSVGVPPEIMGVGPAYAIPRVLKDVDLNIDDIDIFEINEAFAAQALYCIHKLQIDVEKVNPRGGAIALGHPLGCTGARQVATILRELKRDQIGVVSMCIGTGMGAAAVFIKE; encoded by the coding sequence ATGACAGAAAGGTTAGCAGAGATCAAGGATCACCTAACAAGTGAGTTTCGGGGCGGTGTGAGGAAACAGAGAGCAGATGATATTGTTATTGTAAGTGCACATAGATCAGCTATTGGTAAAGGTTTCAAAGgatccttcaaagatttgaataCCGACTATCTGGTTTTGCATTTTTTAAATGAGTTCTTTGATCGGTTGCCTTCAAGCATAGCCGATCATAAGGAACTGATCGGAGAGGTCACTTGTGGCAACGTGTTGAACATGGGCGCTGGCGCTACAGAGCATCGTGCAGCCTGTTTGGCTGCTGGGATCCCCTTCACGACTCCCTTTGTCGCTGTGAACAGGCAATGCTCTTCTGGGTTGACTGCTGTTAATGATATCGCCAACAAGATAAGAGTCGGGCAGATCGACATTGGTTTGGCTCTCGGGGTCGAATCTATGTCAAAAAATTACGGAGCAGTAAACCCATTAGGATCGATATCGGATGAGCTGAAGCAGGATCCTAAGGCTAAGAAGTGTTTGATCCCTATGGGGTTCACCAATGAGAATGTAGCACACAAATTTGTGATCACTAGGCAGATGCAGGATGAGTTTGCCGCTCAATCGTACAAAAAGGCAGATGATGCTTCTCGTAAGGGTTATTTCCAGGACGAAATCCTGCCCATAACTTTACCAGATGGTAAAAAAGTCGAAAAGGACGAAGGCCCTCGTGCAAATGTCACTGCTCAGAGTTTGGGTAATTTGAAACCGGCCTTCATAAAGGATAAAGGTACTACTACGGCAGGGAACTCCTCGCAAATATCTGATGGTGTGGCTGGAGTTTTACTAGCAAGAAGGTCAGTTGCGGAAAAATTGGATTTGCCAATCTTGGGTCGTTACGCCGCATTTCAATCTGTCGGGGTTCCTCCCGAAATCATGGGTGTCGGACCCGCCTACGCGATCCCAAGAGTACTTAAGGATGTCGATCTAAAcattgatgatattgatatctttgaaatcaacgAAGCCTTTGCCGCCCAAGCATTGTACTGCATTCACAAACTACAAATCGATGTTGAGAAAGTGAACCCTCGTGGAGGTGCCATTGCGTTAGGGCATCCACTAGGTTGTACCGGTGCAAGGCAGGTGGCCACTATATTACGTGAACTAAAAAGAGATCAGATTGGTGTCGTGAGCATGTGCATTGGTACCGGTATGGGTGCCGCTGCCGTATTCATCAAGGAGTAG
- the SMU2 gene encoding Smu2p (similar to Saccharomyces cerevisiae YIL161W; ancestral locus Anc_5.719) gives MHSLPMSNLHTTDNMHSLPMSNLHTTDNSKKGSHSGTNSQKSKNSQNKSISGKHTKKNSKTISSVRASKFDPKDTQQRHDEVNQCFHVLSNKSIKLFKKGPHMTSYGLSLDIRIPDRLRAKFTLNVPHEYPNAPIKLHYKRNESSEDHSREELLQLVVKNFNIKARDLLLQKIPIISQLNYLVYRADVLAMPDFRQTNQRERIFYAAFATDSCTATTP, from the coding sequence ATGCACTCTCTACCGATGTCAAACCTCCACACGACAGACAATATGCACTCTCTACCGATGTCAAACCTCCACACGACAGACAATTCTAAAAAAGGTTCTCACAGTGGCACGAATAGTCAGAAGTCTAAGAATTCGCAGAATAAAAGCATTTCAGGTAAGCACACGAAGAAGAATAGCAAAACCATTAGTTCAGTGAGAGCAAGCAAATTTGACCCGAAAGATACTCAGCAACGTCATGATGAAGTTAATCAGTGTTTCCATGTCTTGAGCAACAAAAGTataaaacttttcaagaaaggtcCACATATGACCTCTTATGGTTTATCACTCGATATCAGAATTCCAGATCGTCTAAGAGCCAAATTTACATTGAATGTGCCGCACGAATATCCCAATGCACCTATCAAATTGCATTACAAAAGGAATGAATCCAGCGAAGATCATTCACGAGAAGAGTTACTACAATTAGTGGttaaaaatttcaacatcaaaGCCCGTGATCTGTTACTGCAGAAGATACCCATAATTTCACAACTGAACTACCTAGTATATAGGGCGGACGTACTTGCGATGCCCGATTTCAGACAGACAAACCAACGAGAACGGATTTTTTATGCCGCTTTTGCGACAGACTCATGTACGGCTACTACTCCTTGA
- the TDEL0F05610 gene encoding histidine phosphatase family protein, with translation MLSAIVTALYASSIAQGSVIPKLNELLKIGTQEDIFPYLAGDAPYFSYPGDYGIPIDAPETCEMSQVQLIARHGERYPSKSRGRKIFNTWYKISNYTSTFNGSLSFLNDDYEFFIQDLDDLEQETTLENSVNPLNPYTGEMDAKLHARQFLEQYSDLLENNTEFSAFTTNSRRVYDTAEWFVEALGPNFNITMEVIDEEPSAGANTISAGYSCPAWDEEAFSNITDAYSDDYLKDIAKRLNKENPGLNLTTTDSFMLFSWCAFEISARGYSDVCEVFTQEELIKYSYYDDLSNYYSDGPGYPLIKDVGANLFNATVELLKQSDKLNQSVWLSFTHDTDILNYLTTIGLFDDGRPLNATHVPFRDHAFRKSWQVPMGARVYTQKFQCSNSSYVRYVVNDAVIPIESCSSGPGFSCPEDDFYDYAESRLQNLDFVTACNVTSVSNTTQLTYYWDFNTTTYNSTLLDQ, from the coding sequence ATGTTGTCAGCTATTGTAACGGCACTTTATGCCTCGTCGATTGCACAAGGTTCCGTCATTCCAAAACTGAACGAACTTCTGAAGATCGGTACCCAAGAAGACATATTCCCATACTTGGCTGGTGATGCACCATATTTCTCATACCCGGGCGATTATGGTATTCCGATTGATGCTCCAGAAACTTGTGAGATGAGCCAAGTCCAGCTTATCGCAAGACATGGTGAGAGATACCCTTCGAAAAGCAGAGGACGTAAGATCTTCAATACTTGGTACAAGATCTCTAACTATACCAGCACTTTCAATGGCTCATTGTCATTCCTCAACGACGACTacgaatttttcattcaggatttggatgatttggaaCAGGAAACTACTTTAGAGAATTCTGTGAATCCTTTAAACCCTTATACTGGTGAAATGGACGCTAAACTACATGCTCGTCAATTCTTAGAGCAATACAGTGATTTGCTGGAAAATAACACCGAATTCTCAGCATTTACCACAAACTCTAGAAGAGTGTATGACACTGCTGAAtggtttgttgaagcaCTGGGGCCAAATTTTAACATCACTATGGAagtcatcgatgaagaacctTCCGCTGGTGCTAACACCATTAGTGCTGGATATTCTTGCCCTGCTTGGGATGAAGAAGCCTTCAGTAACATCACTGATGCCTACTCTGATGattatttgaaagatatcgCTAAAAGACTTAACAAAGAAAATCCAGGGCTAAACTTAACAACCACCGACTCTTTCATGTTGTTCAGCTGGTGTGCTTTCGAAATCAGTGCTCGTGGTTACAGTGACGTCTGTGAAGTCTTCACTCAGGAAGAGCTAATCAAGTACTCTTACTACGACGATTTGTCAAACTATTACTCAGATGGTCCTGGTTATCCATTGATTAAAGATGTTGGTGCcaacttgttcaatgcCACTGTGGAACTCTTGAAGCAAAGCGATAAGCTAAATCAAAGCGTCTGGTTAAGTTTCACTCATGACACTGATATTTTGAACTACCTAACAACTATTGGTTTGTTCGATGATGGCCGTCCATTGAACGCTACTCATGTTCCTTTCCGTGATCATGCATTCCGTAAGTCGTGGCAAGTTCCAATGGGCGCCAGAGTTTACACTCAAAAATTCCAGTGCTCAAACTCATCTTACGTCAGATATGTTGTTAACGATGCGGTTATTCCAATCGAATCCTGCTCATCTGGTCCTGGTTTCTCGTGTCCTGAAGACGATTTTTACGACTACGCTGAAAGCAGACTGCAGAACTTAGACTTTGTGACTGCTTGCAATGTCACTTCTGTCAGCAATACAACTCAGTTGACGTACTACTGGGACTTCAACACTACTACCTACAACTCTACATTGTTAGATCAATGA
- the URA1 gene encoding dihydroorotate dehydrogenase (similar to Saccharomyces cerevisiae URA1 (YKL216W)), producing MSLATKFGGYTYENPFMNASGVHCMSTDELDEMDNSRAGSFITKSATTSHRAGNPEPRYFSVPLGSINSMGLPNQGIDYYLNYVLDRQKSHPDSSPVFFSVAGMSVEENLNLLKKIQDSDFNGTTELNFSCPNVPGKPQVAYDFEMTQEILSKVFEFFKKPLGVKMPPFFDFAHFDAMANILNQFPLAYVNCINSVGNGLYIDVETETVVIKPKDGFGGLGGEYVKPTALANVRAFYTRLNPSIKIIGTGGIKTGQDAFEHLLCGATMLQVGTELYKEGVSIFERLEKELKEIMEKKGYSTIDDLRGKLNSL from the coding sequence ATGTCTTTGGCAACTAAATTTGGTGGTTATACCTATGAGAACCCTTTTATGAATGCATCGGGTGTTCATTGCATGAGCACTGATGAGCTAGATGAAATGGATAACTCTAGAGCTGGCAGCTTCATCACCAAGAGTGCGACAACATCTCACAGAGCCGGAAATCCAGAACCTCGTTATTTTTCAGTTCCTTTGGGAAGTATAAACTCTATGGGGCTCCCAAACCAGGGTATTGACTATTATCTAAACTATGTCCTCGATCGTCAGAAGAGTCACCCAGATTCCAGTCCGGTGTTCTTCTCCGTGGCAGGCATGAGTGTCGAGGAGAACCTAAACTTACTAAAAAAAATCCAGGACAGTGATTTCAACGGAACTACAGAATTAAACTTTTCCTGCCCTAATGTACCTGGTAAACCACAAGTTGCTTACGATTTCGAAATGACTCAGGAGATTTTGTCTAAAGtttttgaattcttcaagaagccTCTAGGTGTCAAAATGCCACCCTTTTTCGACTTTGCTCATTTCGATGCCATGGCAAACATCTTAAATCAATTCCCATTGGCTTACGTTAACTGTATCAATAGTGTTGGTAATGGTCTTTACATCGATGTTGAAACGGAAACTGTTGTTATCAAGCCAAAAGATGGATTTGGTGGCCTTGGTGGTGAATATGTTAAACCTACTGCTTTGGCGAATGTCCGGGCCTTTTACACTCGTCTCAACCCCTCAATCAAGATCATTGGAACTGGCGGGATTAAGACAGGGCAGGATGCATTTGAGCACTTGTTGTGCGGTGCCACTATGCTACAAGTTGGTACAGAGCTATACAAGGAGGGTGTCTCTATCTTTGAACGCTTAGAAaaagagttgaaggaaatcatggagaagaaaggcTACTCCACAATTGATGATCTCCGTGGTAAGCTGAACAGTTTATAG
- the TDEL0F05630 gene encoding uncharacterized protein gives MIDNTEKKDTSITYVEDIKNIDSNPIKDAAIVEVGSEKDFKSDLPLQDALAASEEKVPIFESRDRIPESLKSLSREDLEILDKKTTRKMDLRILIMVCWIYICNYLDRTNIASARLGGLEDDLKLTSTQYQTAISVLFVGYITMQIPFNIVLNRLGKPSLFISVIMTVWGIISTATGGVQSYGGLIAVRVLLGFVESGFFGCCLYYLSCWYTKRELGLRNSILYSGSLISGAFSALISMGIIKGMDGVKGLRAWRWCFIIEGAITVATVPLAYFILPDNPSNTKFLSQQEKDLVMWKLRMDVGDSDDDKEVLGEGQDGHNSFRFALRLAMGDIKVWLLTGCFSFLVAACGVTNFFPSVVKTLEFDKMVTLCLTAPPYCIAVVTTFIWSWHSDRTGERFWHIVAPLILAFISFIIAVSSLNTVARYIAMCLMPTGLYCPFILIISCMSICVPRPPLKRAIALSLMNCLANSTSIWNAYLYPEDNAPRYAIAMACNCAFIGIAVLFIFLLRLYLARLNKKIANGTMNWFNEFGNDGSHVKPDFRFTI, from the coding sequence ATGATCGATAATACCGAGAAAAAAGACACTTCAATCACTTACgttgaagatatcaaaaACATTGATTCCAATCCTATCAAAGATGCTGCTATTGTAGAGGTTGGTAGCGAGAAGGACTTCAAGTCTGATCTCCCATTACAAGATGCTCTCGCTGCTAgtgaagagaaagttccaatttttgagaGTCGTGACAGAATCCCAGAATCCTTAAAAAGTCTGTCCAGAGAAGATCTAGAGATCTTAGATAAGAagacaacaagaaaaatggATCTCAGAATCCTGATTATGGTTTGCTGGATTTACATCTGCAACTACTTGGACAGAACCAATATTGCTTCCGCGAGATTGGGTGGTCTTGAAGATGACTTGAAGCTAACCTCAACTCAATACCAGACAGCCATTTCTGTGCTTTTCGTCGGTTATATTACAATGCAGATACCATTTAACATCGTCCTGAACCGTTTGGGTAAACCATCACTCTTTATCTCCGTGATCATGACTGTATGGGGTATTATTTCAACAGCCACTGGTGGTGTTCAAAGTTATGGGGGCCTCATTGCTGTGAGAGTTCTTCTGGGTTTCGTCGAGTCTGGTTTCTTCGGTTGCTGTCTATACTACTTGTCCTGTTGGTACACCAAGAGAGAGTTGGGGCTCAGAAACTCTATTCTTTACTCCGGATCCTTGATCAGTGGCGCTTTTAGTGCTCTTATCTCTATGGGAATCATCAAGGGTATGGATGGCGTCAAAGGATTGAGAGCTTGGCGTTGGTGTTTCATTATTGAAGGTGCAATCACTGTGGCAACCGTTCCATTGGCCTACTTTATCTTGCCTGATAATCCTTCGAACACTAAGTTCCTATCCCAACAGGAGAAGGACCTGGTTATGTGGAAGTTGAGAATGGATGTCGGTGACTCCGATGACGATAAAGAAGTCCTTGGAGAAGGTCAGGACGGCCATAACTCATTCAGATTTGCTCTAAGGTTAGCTATGGGGGATATTAAGGTCTGGTTACTAACTGGTTGTTTTTCATTCCTAGTTGCTGCTTGTGGTGTCACTAACTTTTTCCCCTCCGTTGTCAAGACTTTGGAGTTCGACAAAATGGTGACCTTGTGTCTGACAGCCCCACCTTATTGTATTGCAGTGGTAACCACTTTCATCTGGTCTTGGCATTCAGACCGTACGGGCGAGAGGTTTTGGCACATTGTCGCGCCACTGATCTTGGCCTTCATCTCATTCATAATTGCCGTCTCGTCTCTTAACACTGTGGCGCGTTACATTGCAATGTGTTTGATGCCTACTGGTCTGTATTGCCCATTCATTTTAATCATTTCATGTATGTCGATTTGCGTACCAAGACCACCATTAAAGAGAGCAATTGCTTTATCTCTCATGAACTGTCTAGCCAACTCGACGTCTATTTGGAATGCTTATCTATACCCAGAGGACAACGCTCCTCGTTATGCCATTGCAATGGCATGTAACTGTGCTTTTATTGGGATTGCCGTGCTATTCATATTCTTGTTGAGACTTTACTTGGCAAGATTAAACAAGAAGATCGCCAACGGTACTATGAATTGGTTCAATGAGTTTGGAAATGACGGATCGCATGTGAAACCCGATTTCAGGTTCACGATATAG